ATGCTGAGCTGCTGCGTGAGGGCCAGAATGCCACCTTCATCAACTGGGGCAACATCATGATCAAGAAGGTCCACCGCAGGGACGGCAGGGTGGTGTCGGTGGACGCTGAGGCCAACACACAAGACACAGACTACAAGAAGACCCTCAAGCTGACCTGGCTGGCAGACAGTGAGAGCAGCCCACGCACACCACTGGTCTGTGTCTATTTTGACCACCTCATCAACAAGAGTGTGCTGGGCAAAGACGAAGACTTCAAGACCTTCATTGGCCACCCCACTCGGGCCGAGGTGACCATGGTGGGTGAGCCAGAGCTTCGCGGCGCCAAGGCAGGAGACATCATACAGTTGCAGCGGAAAGGGTTCTTCAGGGTGGACGAAGCCTATGGGCTGGCCAGTCTCAGCAGCTGCCGGGAGCGGCCTGTGGTGCTGTTCTCCATCCCAGACGGCCACTCCAAGGATGCCCCAACGGCTGCCACCATTCTGAAGCAGATGGGCATGAGCCCCAAAGAACGCGAGCAGAGTGCCCAGGGCAAGAGGGCTGAGAAAAGCCCCCAGGAAGAGTCGCGGCCTGTGGTgggggctggggctggggctggggctggCCACTCACTGCTGGAAGCCATCAAGGTGCAGGGAGACAAGATCCGACAACTGAAGGCTGACAAGGCTGACAAAAATGTGGTGTTGGCTGAGGTGGACATTCTCAAGAAACTGAAGATGAACTTCCAGGACACCACTGGCATAGAGTGGAAGCCTGATGTGgtgctgcctgctgctgctgctgctgctcctccacaGCAGGCTGTTGGTGGGGCCAGGACAGCAGCCACCATCCACAGTGACATCAAGGCCCAAGGGGACAAGGTGAGGGAGCTGAAGGCCAAGAAGGCCGAGAAGGATGCAGTGATGGCCGGGGTGGACACCCTCAAGAAGCTAAAGAAAGAGTTCCAGGATGCTACTGGCATGGAGTGGAAGCCTGATATAGTTCTGCCTGccccagctgctgctgctgctgctcctgctctgGAGACCCCCAGCACTGGGTCAGCAGCAGACATCCACCAGAACATCAAGTCTCAGGGGGACAAGGTGCGGCAGCTGAAGGCAGCCAAGGCAGACAAGGAGGCGGTGAAGAAGGAGGTGGACGCCCTGCTGGCCCTCAAGAAAAGCTTCAAGGAAGCCACCGGCCAGGAGTGGAAGCCAGACCTGGATGTGTCCAAACTGAGTGCCTCACTAGCCTCCACCTCACCAGCCTCCCCCCCAGCCTCTGCAGGGAAGGGCTCCCCGGCCCTTGACCTCCACCAGCAGATCAAGACTCAGGGGGATGCTGTGAGGACCCTCAAGGCTAACAAGGCAGACAAGGATGCCATCAAGCAGGCTGTGGATGCCTTGCTGGCTCTCAAGGGAGAGTTCAAGGCAGCCACTGGCATTGACTGGAAGCCAGACATTGATGTGTCTAAACTGAGTGGAGCACCCTCAGCCTCTCCGGCTCCTGCCTCACCGGCCCCCGCCTCACCCGCCCCCGGCTCACCAGCCTCTGCAGGGAAGGGCTCCCCTGCCCTTGACCTCCACCAGCAGATCAAGACTCAGGGGGATGCTGTGAGGGCCCTCAAGGCTAACAAGGCAGACAAGGATGCCATCAAGCAGGCTGTGGATGCCTTGCTGGCTCTCAAGGGAGAGTTCAAGGCAGCCACTGGCATTGACTGGAAGCCAGACATTGATGTGTCTAAATTGAGTGGAGCACCCTCAGCCTCTCCGGCCCCTGCCTCACCGGCCCCCGGCTCACCCGCCTCTACAGGGAAGGGCTCCTTGGCCCTTGACCTCCACCAACAGATCAAGACTCAGGGGGATGCTGTGAGGACCCTCAAGACTAACAAGGCAGACAAGGATGCCATCAAGCAGGCTGTGGACTCTTTATTGGCTCTCAAGGCACAGTTCAAGGCAGCCACTGGCATTGACTGGAAGCCAGACATTGATGTCTCTCAGTTCTctggtgcagcagcagcagcagcagcccctgtGCCCTCCCCGGCCAAGGCTAAATCCCAGAGGGCCTCTCCCCAGAAGGCtgctgctccagccaaggccaAGCAGGAGGAGTCTGGTCTCAAGAAGCAGACACGCCTTGGCCTggaggcaaagaaggaggagaaccTGCCAGACTGGTACTCCCAGGTCATCACCAAGTCAGAGATGATCGAGTACTACAACGTGTCTGGCTGCTACATCCTGCGGCCGTGGGCGTTTGCCGTGTGGGATTCCATTCGGACCTTCATGGATGCCAGGATCAAGGCCATGGGGGTGGAGAACTCCTACTTCCCCCTCTTTGTGGCCCGTGAAGCCCTGGAGCGCGAGAAGACACACATCGCAGACTTCTCTCCTGAGGTGGCCTGGGTGACCAAGTCTGGCTCCAGTGACATGGCAGAGCCGGTGGCCATCCGCCCCACTTCGGAGACTGTGATGTACCCAGCTGTGGCCAAGTGGGTGCAGAGTCACCGGGATCTGCCGCTGCGTCTCAACCAGTGGAACAATGTGGTCCGCTGGGAGTTCAAGCAGCCCACGCCATTCCTCCGCACCAGGGAGTTCCTGTGGCAGGAGGGCCACACAGCTTTTGCTACCAAGGctgaggccgaggaggaggtgtACGAGGTTCTGAAGTTGTACGCCGAAGTGTACGAGGAGCTACTGGCCGTGCCGGTGGTGCGCGgcaggaagacagagaaggagaagttTGCTGGGGcagacttcaccaccaccacggaggCCTTCATCTCCGCCAGTGGGCGGGCCATCCAGGGGGCCACCTCGCACCACCTGGGTCAGAACTTCTCCAAGATGTTTGAAATTGTGTTTGAGGACCCGGAGAGCAAGGAGAAGCGGTACGTGTACCAGAACAGCTGGGGGCTGACCACCCGCACCATcggcgtgatggtgatggtacaCGGGGACAACAAGGGCCTGGTGCTGCCGCCACGTGTGGCCAGCATCCAGGCTGTCATCATGCCTGTTGGCATCACGGCCAAGACCACCGAAGGAGACAAAGCGTCGCTCTACCAGGCCTGTCAGGACCTGGAGAAGGAGCTGCAGGACAGTGGTGTGCGGGCGCGCTGTGACCTCAAGGACAACGTGACGCCGGCCTGGAAGTTCAACCACTGGGAGCTGAAGGGCGTGCCGCTGCGGCTGGAGCTGGGCCCCAGGGAGGTGGCTTCCGGCCAGGTGTTTGTGGTCCGCCGCGACAGTGGGGAGAAGCAGGGAGTGGCCCGGGCTGGTGTGGGGGCATCCATCACAGCCATCCTAGAGACCCTGCACCGGGACATGTTTGGCCGTGCCCTGGCAGACCTCAAGCAGCACACCATCTCTGTGCAGCAGTGGGCCGCGTTCACCTCTGGCCTGGACGGGGGCAACGTGCTGCTGGCACCATTCTGTGGCCGAGAGGAGTGCGAGGACGCCATCAAGAAGGACTCTGCCCGTGAGGAGGCAGCCGAACCAGGCGCACCGGCCATGGGGGCCAAGGGACTCTGCATACCATTTGATCAGCCTGGGCCAGTGGAGGGCCTGGCCTGCATCCACCCAGCCTGCAAGGTGAAGCCACAGTACTACACACTGTTTGGCCGCTCCTACTAGACCCAGCGCCGGGCCTCAGGAAGAAACACCTTTGTTGGATTGGTGAAGCAATTTCCATAAcaatttatttattgttattaaagACAGTGAATATATATTGCAAAAAATATATGGTTCTTACTAACTGGAATCCCAGGCACAGTGGACTTGTAGGCAAATGTCCAGTGAAGCATGAACCAGCGACCAGTGACTAGCATCTCTGTGACCATTGGGTGTGTTCCACGTTGGGGATCTCTCACTATAAAGCCTTCAAGTGAGAGATGGCATGGCACTCTGTAGAACTAAATTATGGGCAAAAATATGAGTTTATAACTAAAACAGATATAAATTGGTATCCTGAGTTTTCATTTCCTCTGAGCAACATGGGACATAGATGAATACCTGACCTAACTATCCCTAATTTAGGATGAGCTGGGTGAGGGCTGAAAGAATATGGAAAAGCTAATAGATTGTGAGAGGGGTAAGTATGGAGGTGATGAAACAGGGGTAGAAGGGAGACGGAAGAAAGAATcatttaaagaagagaagaagagttaatatgcaagggacagaagggagCTTAGGGTAACAATAATATATATAACGAGAACTAGGAGACGATAAAAgaagatacattaaataaggaagagaaagaagaagaggaggagaaagagaactagATGAAAGAGAATTAATGGatacaagaaaataacaatagcagaagtagtaggaggagatacagtaaataaggaagagaaagaggaggagaaagagaactagATGAAAGAGAATCAATGGatacaagaaaataacaatagcagtaatagtaggaaggggattaaaaaaaaaaaatcactacttTCAATATTATCATCCATTATTGTCAATATCATCAAAAGTACTATTTTTGTGAATGTTACAAATACATTTTTTAAATtagtacaaagaaaaaaaatccctatTCCAATTAAAATTAAGTCCTTAAGGAAAGATAAGTTTTGGGTAATAACATGTATGGAACTTGTTTTGGTAGacgttatatttatttttatatagattgattgattgattgatagtttattgttcgAACTAtcgattttttgggtatttttacattttttcaatgtatttttttagaTTGAAATCAACTAGGATACAGACTCGATTTCAACAATTATCTAGAGAGGCAtgtaaatatcaataaagtaaactaacctaacctccgaagctaacctaacctaacctaacctaacctaacctaacctaaccatttctTGTCGATAGTTCGTATAACCGGAAAGACCCCAGAAGCTCTATAcagactgtttttttttatagattgaAACACTATAGATAGACTGGATTTATTTTTATATAGAGATGTATGTAGCATAAAGTTTTCTGTCCCCGCGGCCTCTGACAGCCCCCGCCATTGCCTGTCAAACCTCAACACATGGGTGACAGTTTTCGTTTTCGTGTGTTTTAACGTGCTGGCTCCGTGTTCATGGCGCCCCTATACCACCGTAGCCGTCACCCAGGATGCCAGGAACCTTCTGCAGACGCGAGATGGGACAGGCCGCAGAACAAGGTAAGTAATAACGTGTTTATGAAGTTTTGCGGCGGGAGGCGGACGATTCGCCGGTCAGTTTGCGTCTACCAAAACAAGTTCCATACATATTATTACCTATAACTTATCTTTCCTTTAGGGCTCTCATTTTTCAAGGGTTATTTTGGTTAATCTAGCCAACAACTGCTTCTATTATACCGAAAAAATGTATTAGTGTTCATGGCGCGATGACTCAGCAGAACCAAGTGCTCGGGGTGGTCTTCAAATCCCCAATGTCACGCGGACCTTACAACATTTCcttacgacggggttttgacaagcggacaggcgtgtttatgtcacaaggggtgtatttttccgcgcgggctcttcctTATCTTCACTCCGGAGCTCGCTGTCTCTACGATAGCCCCCAAAATACTGGAACATTGTGAGGCTTGAGAACAGACCGCACACTATTTCACACCAACAAGAAACATCTTAGAAGAACTTTTAGAGGGCTGCCTGGAAGAGGATGCGGGACAACAATTTGGCGGACAGCAGtaccttcctctccatcatttaAAACTGCATCAGGTATGTGCATATTTAAATGTTTTATAAGGGATATGGCATTGCCAGCATGTGCTAAAATGACTAGGTACTTTTGGATAAGCAGGAGTGAATAGTTTGTAGTACATTTTAATTATATTAGCTGTTATATCTGCTGGCAGAAGTGATCAATTTAGTAATCAATAAGGTGATATGCAGGTGACGATGACCACGATGATGACGGGTATTCCAATGCAGACCATGACTCCTGTAGCGTTGCCGCGCCCACTCTACAACGCCAGACACGGGGTTTCCTCCGATCAAGTGTACATTCAAGCCCCCTTCTCATCCCAAATACCTCGAGCAGGATGTATCGACTTGCTAAAGCCACAAACAGGCAGAATAAATTTAGATGAAGTCAATTTAGATTTATTTAGGGCATTTACATTAGAAAATGAGACCCCACATTTGTAGATCGTCATATATGAATATATGTTGATGTTATAGTTCATTTGTTCAAAATCTCTAATAGATACATAATATcctttttatattaatatttcCCTTTATTGCAGCATGTTTCGTGTTTTGCTTTACGTTGGTGACCTGGATTGACTCCAACAGAGGTCACCAAGAAAGTCTGTGACGGACCTTTTGGATCCATTCCATGCCATGACGGAGAGGGTATTTCTCTCACGCTCTTTGGTGACGAAAGAAGGAACCCTGGACCTACTTGAGCGGCTGCATCCTCCCACAAGCAGAACACAACAGGCAAAGGTCACTGAgtttccaagtttttttttcgAATAATTTTTATTTTCAGGATATTCATGTCACCTGTAATATGTCTTGCAGGGTTGACAGTCACGCTAACATTTACGAGAGTTGGAGTAATTTTTTTAAACCAAACATCACTATTTCTTTTTGAGTTGTCCATGTTCCTGTGCAAATATGacaggatgggaagaagagaggtggGAGGGGGAAAGAGTACACCTGTCACTCCACACCTGTAGCAGTAACTCATTAGGGACAGGTAGTATATATTAGGAGGTTAAGTGTGAAGGCTAATTATAGCGTTCCGAGGCCTTAGACGGATAGGCAGAAGCGAAGCGACCGTTCTCAAGTCAAGATGTGGCATCGCTGGTTACTCCTGCTTGCAGTTATCTTTCCTTCAGCTCTAGTTAGTATATacctattttctatttatttttcccatATATTCGTTGTTTTCctaccttcattccctcctttcttctatccttccttccttttttctttccttctgttccatttccttttctatacatttattttagtgtgtgtgtgtgtgtgtgtgtgtgtgtgtgtgtgtctgattctCATGTACGTGTGATAATAACTGACAAAATCACGTATACGTATGTATTTGTGTCTTTGCACAGAGCTTCCCTCAAGAGCGAGGTGACAGGAATGGGGGAGCTGCTGACATCCTAATCTTACGCGGTGACGATGACCACGATGATGACGGGTATTCCTGTGCAGACGATGACTCCTGTAGCGACTCCTGTGACAGTGATAGCGGCTCCTGCAACAACAGTATatacgatgacgacgacgatggtAACTCCTCCtcttgtggtagtgatggttccTGCGACCATTCCTCCTTCGATGACGATTCTGATAAACGTGATGATAGGGATGACAGCAGTGACTCTTCATCCTCTGGTAGTGATGACAGCAACTCCTCGTCTTGTGAGAGTGATGACTCCTGTGATTACTCTTATGGTTACTCTTTCGATGACGATGTTGATAAgcgtgatgatagtgatgacagCAGTGACTCTTCCTCCTCTGGTAGTGATGACAGCAGTGACTCTTCCTCCTCTGGTAGTGATGACAGCAATTCTTCGTCTTGTGAGAGCGATGATTCCTGTGATTACTCTTATGGTTACTCTTTCGATGACGATGCTGATCAgcgtgatgatagtgatgacgatgacgatgttGATAAGcgtgatggtagtgatgacagCAGTGACTCTTCATCCTCTGGTATTGATGATAGCAACTCCTCGTCTTGTGAGAACGATGACTCCTGTAATTCCTCTTATGATTACCCTCCCGAAGATGACGATGTTGATAAGCGTGACGAAAATGGTGACAGTAGTGACTCTTCCTCCTCTGGTAGTGATGATATCAATGATTCATCTTCCTTTGGTGACGATGGGAACAACTCTACTTCTTGTGAGGACGATGACTCTTGTAATCACACCTTTGATGATGATGACCGCAGTGGTTCATCATGCGAGGAGGACGGCTCGTGTTATGGATACCCtgctgaaaatgatgatgatgatgattcctgTGTTGATAGCTCCTGTGAAAATGACAGTGACGATGACGATTATGGTGACGATGAAACGCGACGTCATctggaggcaagggaaagggcgCTCAGAGGGGATGAGGAACCCATATTCAAGGACAACACGGAttttgtggtgtggctggtgaCGACACCGGCAGACgacgaggcgaggaagaagaacgGGGCTCGAACCTTCGGAATAGAATCCAACCCAGTAAAGTGTGATGCGGAATAAAGACTTTGGTCGGTATTCTGAGACGATtctgcccctcacatcaactatttccaaaggccgaaaaggaaatTAATCGGGCACTAATGAGCTGGTCAGTATTCTGAGACGCTGctgcctctcacgtcaactatttcctaaggccggaaaggagattaatcgggttctaataagcttttttttaggttcatgctacattagaattgtcaaactaccaccagggtcatgaaactacccatggaaaggcccaaaacttcaatgaaagccttgtcaaatgtgtgtgtttgggcgctgaaatgtttcagaatatggccctTTGTGTTGTGGTCTTGTTTGTTTAAATTTCAGAGATACAAACCTTTGGATAACGGTTCAGAATGTATTAGAAACTAAGGTATAGAGCATCCATGTTTGAATCCGGGAGATGTAAGTTGAATAAATGATCTGTATTGAAAATCATGCAGCATATgaaaatggattttttttttcttccactaagTTTGTTTCTTTATAATTTTAATTATGTATTGATATGCCATTTAACATTGAATCTCTAAGGTTACACTCTTGAAACTGGAAATTGCatgtctttgtttttatttagcaATGGAGAAcacaggtagggagggaaaggacatGTAGACAGACatataaggaaaatgaaaagcgTAACTACACGTAAccgtttttttccattttgtgaAGGAAAACGTGTAAAATACGGAGAAAAGTGGGGAGAGGGATAAAGCTCTTGGGAATGGGTGGCAGGGGTGAGCGGTTCCTCCCCAATACGTACTTTTCACAGGTAATGTCTGTCTTAACCTCTTCAataatcaagtgtgtgtgtgtgtgtgtgtgtgtgtgtgtgtgtgtgtgtgtgtgtgtgtgtgtgtgtgtttcctcctctccttcactcagcAGTTGTACATGTTCATCAGTTTGTTGAGGTCCACTTGACTCAGGTCATCACGCTGTCCGATGACCGCGTTGGGGTCCTGCAGGGTGGAAATAGTAAAGCGATAAATTAAGATTACGGTGGTAAACTCCGCATGGTTTTATTACGTGGTGCCTAAATGCGTCTAATTTTTACCAAATCACTTATGAAATAGGTGGAGGATTGTTTTCAGGGGATACAAGGATACTCGAGGATGCATGGAGTGTCAGAATAGGCGAGTTGGCTTAGCCCCCGTTCCCGGCCTCGTCGGCTGGGTTATACACGAACGAGACGAATATGCTTGTGATGTAATCATAACGCCATATTTGTTGTGTCATTTAATTGTAATGCCATATTTGTGGTAGGAAAGCGGCAGTAATAAGGCGGTTTGGAGTGATGGAATGTTTTGACGAAGCATGAGGGATGGCAGGTTAGAGGTCAGTGTTAGTTTTTTATGATGAAAAGGACAGTGATGAATGTTGGCGGAAGAGTTAAACATGCTAGGTCTTAATTATCAGTTTAACATCTGTCCTCCACATCCGCAAGAATAATCTCATCGCCATTTTAAACTCCCAGTTGTATTTTCCTCAACTAAAGATCCACTTATTATCTACTTACTCTGTCACCACTTTTTACTTAATACTTATACCTTACTTTATACTCTTTAATTATACTTTACTTCCTGAATTTAACTTGTTTTGAATTGTTCCTCATTTCTACGGGtccggtttctcctcctcctcctcctcctcctcctccttaccagaGTCACGATGGTCTTCTCGTTGTTGGCAGAGAAAGCGTAGGCGGAGTAGTGCATGACGGAGCCGTAGTCGTAGTCTTCGCCGAACCCATTAATAATGCTCTCCGAGTACTTGTCAAAATTGTGCTCATGCCCTGAAGGGAGAGTTGTGTTGGGGTGAAgccgctcgcacacacacacacacacacacacacacacacacacacacacacacacacacaccttatgaaATTGTGTTGATTAGTAAGCATAAGTTATAATCAAGAAACTTTATGATAAAATATTGGACATTACGAAATGTATTCAATCTTGTAAAAAAATGATCTAGTTTAAAAAAGTGGGTAAGATGAAACACACTCCTTTGATATCGCTGCTGCGTTTCATACCTTCCTCGATGTTATCCCACATGATGGTAACGTAGTCATCGCGGTCGTAGCGTGACTGCTCGTGGTAGAAGCCGAGGGTGTGGTACATCTCGTGCAGCACGGAGCCCCACCTGTCGAGGCACCACTGGGGGTAGTTGATATTCTGGCTGCCGCCGCGCATGCCTACCATACTGTGGCATCCATCGTTGTTActgcgaagggaaggagggatgtatAGTAAACCTTTTAAACTTATTGAGGTATGTTATCTCATCTCCTTTTAGTCCGTTTCTTGAATACAGAAATAAAACTAGACCGCTGCTCCCCCTTCACTTACTCCTGCGTAAAATATACGTAGTTCGACTCGGTTGTACGTTCGACGAAGGTGATGCAGCCGCCCGTTCGTGAGGCGTACTCGGCCATGCCGTCCTGCACGATTGCCCTGTTGGCTGCAGCTGTCACGGAAAGGGATCGTGTTaggggttcgtgtgtgtgtgtgtgtgtgtgtgtctgtgtgtgtgtgtgtgtgtgtgtgtgtgtgtgtgtgtgtgcgcaaatgATAATTGACAGGAAATATCAAAAGTATTAGCATGGCAATATAATtcatcctcctcccacacacttaCAGAAGGCAGAGTCGAACACGTAGGCCACCTGGCCGTTGGGCCAGCGGTACCTCTCGTCAATGAGGCCGTTCCTTCCCTGCGGCGGCAGCGGCAGCTCTATGTCACCCTGGAAGTAATTTCCAAGCTCATCAGGGTTTATGAGCGAGTCCGGCGTCCACTCCTTCCCCGTCTCTGGAAACAGAGCACTGTGTAGGTTGTGTTCACCAATTAAGCAGAGACAATTTTTTGTCAAAGTAGATATTAATTATAATGAAGCTTTACTCCTCAACTCAATATCTGAAGGTGGCTTTATCACTGATAGGAGTACTAACTGGCTTGGTGTGTACGGATTGGCTACCGTACTGACGCCCTGGCTGGTGGATAGTGCTAGTGTATATGGTATAGTGGTACATTGCGTCATCTATTCACCATCTTCAGTGATGAAAGTTATCTAGGGTGGATCAAGCAACTGAGTTCTGTATTCCTGAGCCTTATATGCTCCACCAAATAGGGAGCGACGTGGCTGTGATATAAAACAGGTTAACCTACTGGGAAATCGTGGGTCATTGTGCGACGGGGCTGCCAGAGTCGCGGAGGCGAAGGCCAGGAGGCACAGGGTTGCTGCTCCCTTCATGGCTGCGGCGTGTCAGCGGGGCACTCTGGAAGTGGGGCCGCGTAACGCTCTTTTATACCATTACGAAAAGAGATGCATTAGCCTTGACGtgataagagaaggaaacaacAGGTGTCAGTGAGGGCGTCTGAATCTGctgcacacaaacacatatacaaaaaatgtTTAAGCCTTCCGTTTTCGCTTTATAACTTTATAAAGTGTTTCCTAAACCACATGATTCGTTATCGCTTCCTACTCAGTGAAACCTTTAATTTAACTTTTTAGTTATGTCTTGTGGTGTTTTCTAGTTGCATAACGATCTTGGCTGCCAAGTAATCGTCAAGAATAACTTAAAC
This genomic stretch from Eriocheir sinensis breed Jianghai 21 chromosome 38, ASM2467909v1, whole genome shotgun sequence harbors:
- the LOC127008743 gene encoding dentin sialophosphoprotein-like, which translates into the protein MWHRWLLLLAVIFPSALSFPQERGDRNGGAADILILRGDDDHDDDGYSCADDDSCSDSCDSDSGSCNNSIYDDDDDGNSSSCGSDGSCDHSSFDDDSDKRDDRDDSSDSSSSGSDDSNSSSCESDDSCDYSYGYSFDDDVDKRDDSDDSSDSSSSGSDDSSDSSSSGSDDSNSSSCESDDSCDYSYGYSFDDDADQRDDSDDDDDVDKRDGSDDSSDSSSSGIDDSNSSSCENDDSCNSSYDYPPEDDDVDKRDENGDSSDSSSSGSDDINDSSSFGDDGNNSTSCEDDDSCNHTFDDDDRSGSSCEEDGSCYGYPAENDDDDDSCVDSSCENDSDDDDYGDDETRRHLEARERALRGDEEPIFKDNTDFVVWLVTTPADDEARKKNGARTFGIESNPVKCDAE
- the LOC127008742 gene encoding bifunctional glutamate/proline--tRNA ligase-like; its protein translation is MKVLASKTDPPLGAVLTCSRAGVPVEWGKETSLAITDSFSITSSHSISRHVARVNPSLDLYPSHILHRTEVDHWLSTASGPLSCGGDIVGTLDQLNKALAPSPVLVGQDITVADLEVFAALYKNGAWQGLVKSGGAPSHILRWYNYIQTQASEVLTGLPKDILKSLSASQVTQSSPERAAGATSRKPEEGGKFVELPGAKMGEVVVRFPPEASGYLHIGHAKAALLNQHYQQAFKGKLIMRFDDTNPAKEDAEFERVILEDLKLLQVKPDIFTHTSDHFDRMMQMCEQLLRQALAYCDDTDAETMKKEREERQESKNRNNPVEKNLSMWEEMKKGSDYGLTCCVRAKIDMKSDNGCMRDPTIYRCKNEPHVRTGTKYRVYPTYDFACPIVDSVEGVTHALRTTEYHDRDDQYFWFIEKLGLRSLHIYEYSRLNMNNTVLSKRKLTWFVAEGLVDGWDDPRFPTVRGVLRRGLTVEGLKDFIVAQGSSRSVVNMEWDKIWAFNKKVIDRTAPRFTALQGDFVPVMVSGVTEQATSAQRHPKDPSLGTKTVWVGPRVLVEAVDAELLREGQNATFINWGNIMIKKVHRRDGRVVSVDAEANTQDTDYKKTLKLTWLADSESSPRTPLVCVYFDHLINKSVLGKDEDFKTFIGHPTRAEVTMVGEPELRGAKAGDIIQLQRKGFFRVDEAYGLASLSSCRERPVVLFSIPDGHSKDAPTAATILKQMGMSPKEREQSAQGKRAEKSPQEESRPVVGAGAGAGAGHSLLEAIKVQGDKIRQLKADKADKNVVLAEVDILKKLKMNFQDTTGIEWKPDVVLPAAAAAAPPQQAVGGARTAATIHSDIKAQGDKVRELKAKKAEKDAVMAGVDTLKKLKKEFQDATGMEWKPDIVLPAPAAAAAAPALETPSTGSAADIHQNIKSQGDKVRQLKAAKADKEAVKKEVDALLALKKSFKEATGQEWKPDLDVSKLSASLASTSPASPPASAGKGSPALDLHQQIKTQGDAVRTLKANKADKDAIKQAVDALLALKGEFKAATGIDWKPDIDVSKLSGAPSASPAPASPAPASPAPGSPASAGKGSPALDLHQQIKTQGDAVRALKANKADKDAIKQAVDALLALKGEFKAATGIDWKPDIDVSKLSGAPSASPAPASPAPGSPASTGKGSLALDLHQQIKTQGDAVRTLKTNKADKDAIKQAVDSLLALKAQFKAATGIDWKPDIDVSQFSGAAAAAAAPVPSPAKAKSQRASPQKAAAPAKAKQEESGLKKQTRLGLEAKKEENLPDWYSQVITKSEMIEYYNVSGCYILRPWAFAVWDSIRTFMDARIKAMGVENSYFPLFVAREALEREKTHIADFSPEVAWVTKSGSSDMAEPVAIRPTSETVMYPAVAKWVQSHRDLPLRLNQWNNVVRWEFKQPTPFLRTREFLWQEGHTAFATKAEAEEEVYEVLKLYAEVYEELLAVPVVRGRKTEKEKFAGADFTTTTEAFISASGRAIQGATSHHLGQNFSKMFEIVFEDPESKEKRYVYQNSWGLTTRTIGVMVMVHGDNKGLVLPPRVASIQAVIMPVGITAKTTEGDKASLYQACQDLEKELQDSGVRARCDLKDNVTPAWKFNHWELKGVPLRLELGPREVASGQVFVVRRDSGEKQGVARAGVGASITAILETLHRDMFGRALADLKQHTISVQQWAAFTSGLDGGNVLLAPFCGREECEDAIKKDSAREEAAEPGAPAMGAKGLCIPFDQPGPVEGLACIHPACKVKPQYYTLFGRSY
- the LOC127008744 gene encoding zinc metalloproteinase nas-4-like; its protein translation is MKGAATLCLLAFASATLAAPSHNDPRFPKTGKEWTPDSLINPDELGNYFQGDIELPLPPQGRNGLIDERYRWPNGQVAYVFDSAFSAANRAIVQDGMAEYASRTGGCITFVERTTESNYVYFTQDNNDGCHSMVGMRGGSQNINYPQWCLDRWGSVLHEMYHTLGFYHEQSRYDRDDYVTIMWDNIEEGHEHNFDKYSESIINGFGEDYDYGSVMHYSAYAFSANNEKTIVTLDPNAVIGQRDDLSQVDLNKLMNMYNC